One Pieris brassicae chromosome 11, ilPieBrab1.1, whole genome shotgun sequence DNA window includes the following coding sequences:
- the LOC123715902 gene encoding steroid hormone receptor ERR1-like isoform X1: MDWMEMDDVVQMMSAVSGQEAIIRRVKQEVEPPPHYSSPDQLRQMPLMQPCDLDLEPKEELKFCVSPGSGSIVGNTSPEQQHCSSTTAAATSGARDEDAPRRVCLVCGDVASGFHYGVASCEACKAFFKRTIQGNIEYTCPAANECEINKRRRKACQACRFRKCLRTGMLREGVRLDRVRGGRQKYRRGPDQPTPNQPRPQLDDIKVLEALISYEPELYTSAPQSAAVTDPAARSLAVLADLYDRELVGVIGWAKQIPGFTELTLNDQMRLLQSTWAEMLSLMLAYRSMSCGSALRLRFANDFTLDEQQAREIGAHDLFLQISGVVRRLERAAAQREECYLLKALALANSEARLDEHAALRRFRDSILAALNDAVSALRPCDANGALQQLLLVLPALRLADVAVRRFWTAVHRDRRTPMNKLFIEMLEACLR; this comes from the exons GTGCAGATGATGTCTGCGGTAAGTGGTCAGGAGGCAATAATCCGCCGTGTTAAACAAGAAGTGGAGCCCCCGCCGCACTACTCCTCGCCTGACCAATTAAGGCAGATGCCGCTGATGCAGCCGTGTGAT CTGGATTTAGAGCCAAAAGAGGAGTTAAAGTTCTGCGTATCTCCCGGTTCTGGAAGTATAGTCGGAAACACCAGCCCTGAGCAGCAGCATtgctcatcgacaactgctgCCGCTACCAGCGGAGCAAGGGATGAAGATGCACCACGTAGAGTCTGTCTGGTCTGCGGCGACGTTGCCTCGGGTTTTCACTATGGCGTTGCGAGCTGCGAAGCGTGCAAAGCCTTTTTCAAAAGGACTATTCAG GGGAATATAGAATACACATGTCCGGCGGCGAACGAGTGCGAAATAAACAAACGCAGACGGAAGGCGTGTCAAGCGTGCCGGTTCCGCAAATGTCTGCGCACGGGCATGTTACGGGAGGGTGTGAGGTTGGACCGCGTGCGCGGAGGAAGGCAGAAGTACCGACGTGGACCTGACCAGCCTACTCCAAACCAACCTAGGCCACAACTTGATGATATCaag GTGTTAGAAGCGCTAATATCTTACGAGCCGGAGTTGTATACGTCGGCGCCGCAGTCCGCGGCCGTGACGGATCCGGCGGCGCGATCGTTAGCCGTGCTCGCAGACTTGTACGACAGAGAATTAGTAGGCGTCATTGGCTGGGCCAAACAGATACCCGGATTCACTGAACTTACCCTCAATGATCAG ATGCGGCTGCTACAAAGCACATGGGCGGAGATGCTCAGTTTAATGTTGGCATATAGGTCCATGTCGTGTGGGAGCGCCTTGCGTCTGCGTTTCGCTAACGATTTCACGCTTGATGAGCAACAGGCGAGGGAAATTGGTGCACACGATCTCTTCTTACAG ATATCGGGCGTAGTTCGTCGCCTAGAGCGTGCTGCTGCGCAGCGTGAGGAGTGTTACTTGCTGAAGGCGTTAGCTTTGGCCAACAGCGAGGCGCGTCTCGACGAACACGCGGCTTTGCGTCGCTTCCGAGATTCCATACTTGCCGCTCTCAACGATGCCGTCTCGGCCCTCAG GCCCTGCGATGCAAACGGCGCCTTACAGCAGTTATTGCTCGTGCTCCCAGCCTTACGTCTCGCGGACGTAGCGGTTAGACGCTTTTGGACGGCCGTACATCGCGATAGACGTACGCCTATGAACAAACTCTTCATTGAAATGCTCGAGGCGTGTCTGCGGTAG
- the LOC123715902 gene encoding steroid hormone receptor ERR2-like isoform X2, giving the protein MMSAVSGQEAIIRRVKQEVEPPPHYSSPDQLRQMPLMQPCDLDLEPKEELKFCVSPGSGSIVGNTSPEQQHCSSTTAAATSGARDEDAPRRVCLVCGDVASGFHYGVASCEACKAFFKRTIQGNIEYTCPAANECEINKRRRKACQACRFRKCLRTGMLREGVRLDRVRGGRQKYRRGPDQPTPNQPRPQLDDIKVLEALISYEPELYTSAPQSAAVTDPAARSLAVLADLYDRELVGVIGWAKQIPGFTELTLNDQMRLLQSTWAEMLSLMLAYRSMSCGSALRLRFANDFTLDEQQAREIGAHDLFLQISGVVRRLERAAAQREECYLLKALALANSEARLDEHAALRRFRDSILAALNDAVSALRPCDANGALQQLLLVLPALRLADVAVRRFWTAVHRDRRTPMNKLFIEMLEACLR; this is encoded by the exons ATGATGTCTGCGGTAAGTGGTCAGGAGGCAATAATCCGCCGTGTTAAACAAGAAGTGGAGCCCCCGCCGCACTACTCCTCGCCTGACCAATTAAGGCAGATGCCGCTGATGCAGCCGTGTGAT CTGGATTTAGAGCCAAAAGAGGAGTTAAAGTTCTGCGTATCTCCCGGTTCTGGAAGTATAGTCGGAAACACCAGCCCTGAGCAGCAGCATtgctcatcgacaactgctgCCGCTACCAGCGGAGCAAGGGATGAAGATGCACCACGTAGAGTCTGTCTGGTCTGCGGCGACGTTGCCTCGGGTTTTCACTATGGCGTTGCGAGCTGCGAAGCGTGCAAAGCCTTTTTCAAAAGGACTATTCAG GGGAATATAGAATACACATGTCCGGCGGCGAACGAGTGCGAAATAAACAAACGCAGACGGAAGGCGTGTCAAGCGTGCCGGTTCCGCAAATGTCTGCGCACGGGCATGTTACGGGAGGGTGTGAGGTTGGACCGCGTGCGCGGAGGAAGGCAGAAGTACCGACGTGGACCTGACCAGCCTACTCCAAACCAACCTAGGCCACAACTTGATGATATCaag GTGTTAGAAGCGCTAATATCTTACGAGCCGGAGTTGTATACGTCGGCGCCGCAGTCCGCGGCCGTGACGGATCCGGCGGCGCGATCGTTAGCCGTGCTCGCAGACTTGTACGACAGAGAATTAGTAGGCGTCATTGGCTGGGCCAAACAGATACCCGGATTCACTGAACTTACCCTCAATGATCAG ATGCGGCTGCTACAAAGCACATGGGCGGAGATGCTCAGTTTAATGTTGGCATATAGGTCCATGTCGTGTGGGAGCGCCTTGCGTCTGCGTTTCGCTAACGATTTCACGCTTGATGAGCAACAGGCGAGGGAAATTGGTGCACACGATCTCTTCTTACAG ATATCGGGCGTAGTTCGTCGCCTAGAGCGTGCTGCTGCGCAGCGTGAGGAGTGTTACTTGCTGAAGGCGTTAGCTTTGGCCAACAGCGAGGCGCGTCTCGACGAACACGCGGCTTTGCGTCGCTTCCGAGATTCCATACTTGCCGCTCTCAACGATGCCGTCTCGGCCCTCAG GCCCTGCGATGCAAACGGCGCCTTACAGCAGTTATTGCTCGTGCTCCCAGCCTTACGTCTCGCGGACGTAGCGGTTAGACGCTTTTGGACGGCCGTACATCGCGATAGACGTACGCCTATGAACAAACTCTTCATTGAAATGCTCGAGGCGTGTCTGCGGTAG